TAAAAGTACAAAAAATGTTGTAGTTCTCTTTACAGACGGTTATATAGAAAGTACTAATAGCAGCGCAGGGTATAATTTTGATCAGCAGTCTATCAAAAAAATAAGACAGGACTTCATCAGCAGTAAATCGGTAGATCTTCAAAAATTTATTCAGTCAAAACCGGAATACCTGATTAAAAAAACGACCAATAATTTGAAAAACGTAAATATTCTGGTTTTGGAAATGGTTGACCGGTCGCTTGATGATAATGGCTCAACCACCGTACAACCTACCGATTTTGAAATTATGAAAATAATCTGGACACAGTGGCTGAAAAGTTCCGGCGCAGCTCATGTAGAAATATATCCTGCTTTCTCCAAAAGAATTGATGCTTATGATGCCATCAAAAAATTCATGGAAGAAATCAGCAAAAACTAGACCTCAATAATCAATTCTTTGTTGTAACCATTGTACTTTTCATCGATATAGCCGTGGGGATTGCAGATGATTTCGGTATTGCCGATTTTGTATTGCGAGGGCGTATGAATATGTCCGTGAATCCAAAATAATGGTTGATGTTCATTGATGAAATCTTCTAAATTTGAAGCATAGGCTGAAGTGATAGGATCTTCTTTATATTCTTCCGGAACTGACTGAATACTTGGTGCATGATGGGTAACCACAATATTTTTTAAATCTTTTGAATTTTCCAGACTTTCCTGTAACCAAATTTTTGAAAACTGATGAATTTTAAACGTATCAACGGTCCTCATCTTTGAATAAGACGGATCCCGCGTAATCTTTTTATAATCATTCATTTTCGATTGACATATCATTCCGTAATATCTTGGGTCTCCGAAAATGGAAAAATCAGTCCATAAAGTTGCGCCATGAAAACGAATATCTTCAATATCTACAAAAGAATTTTCCAGCACATGAATATTTGAATCCTGTGCGGAGGCTTTTATTTTATTCAGCGTTTTTGGATAAGAACCTTTATAATATTCATGATTGCCGAGAATATAAATCACAGGTTTGTTGGGAATATTAGTTTTTACCCATTCAATTCCTTTGATTCCTAAATTGGTATCTCCCGCCAAAACAACTACATCTGCTTTATCGAAAGATAAATCTGTGATACCGAATTCCTGATGGAGATCGCTGATGATTTGAATTTTCATGTTTATAATATGAACAAATTAAAGGAAAAATATTTTTAAAGCAAAAGAATGCTAAATAAACCTGAAAAATTAAGACCATAAATTAATCCGGAGATATCATTTCAATATCTCCGGATAATTATTAACAATATATCGATGAATTATGAAACAGCCATAGCGGCTTTTTTTATTTTAGTTTCTTTTACAATCAGATAGGCTAAAATTCCCAATGCGATAACGGCATATCCGATCAGGATTTCCAGACTTAGGCTTCCTACAGCAAATTCTGAAGGGAAGATCTGACTCATTAATGTCATAAAAGACAATCCAATTCCTGCTCCTAAAAAGTAGCTTGTGGTACTTAAACTTGATGCGACTCCGTAATGGGAAGGCTGAATGTCCTGAATTCCTAAAATTGATAAACCCGTGAAACAGAACGTCATTCCGATTCCTGAAATACAGGCAGCTCCCAATAAAACAATTGCTAATGGATGCCCTGTGTACACAGAAATGAACAGTAATGATGAGCCCAACAACATGAATGACCAGCCCAAAATACCAAGCTTTGTAGGATTTAGTCTTTTGGAAATATGCGGCAATACAAACTTTGAAACCAACGCCGATAAAATACTAAATGGAACCAAGAGTAAGCCCGCCGATGCCGAACTGTGATGCATATCTTTCTGCAACATCAGGGAAATCAGGAATAAAAATCCGATAAAAAATGCTCCCAACGTGAAGAAAACAATATTGGCAACCATCAACGATCTTTGTTTTACCAATTGAAGATCAATCAAGGGTTGGGAAATTGTTTTTAATCGATAGAAAACCAATCCTAACAAAAGAACAGATAATGCTAAAGATCCGATAATCAAGAACGGATGTTCTTTGATCTGAATCAATTCGTGTGTTCCGTAAGTTAAACTCAATAATCCCAATACTAATAAGATTCCTGAGACGAAATCGGTATTCTGAGGTTTTTCATTTCTTTCGTCTTTCGGTAAAAACTGATAAGACAAAATCAGGGTAAAGAAAAGAATGGGAACATTGATGAGAAATACCCAGTGCCAGCTTAAATACGTGGTAATAATTCCGCCAATTGACAATCCGCTTCCCGAACCGATCGCCGCAAAAGAACTGAAAATCCCCACTGCTTTATTCCTCTCCTGCTCTTCTCTGAAAGTATTGGTGACAATCGACATCGCAGACGGCATGATGAAAGCTGCGCCCAATCCCTGTAACGCTCTGAAAATAGCTAAAGTTTCAAAACTGGTAGATAATCCGGCTCCCAGTGAGGTCAGCATAAAGATCAATCCGCCAATCAGGAAAATCTTTTTTCGTCCGATTTGATCAGACAGTTTACCGCCAATAATCAAAAAACCTCCAAAAAACAATACATACAAGGTCTGTAACCATTGTACGGTAGAAGCATTGATGTTGAACTGTTCCTGAATGGAAGGAATCGTTAAATTAATAATGGCAATATCCAAAGCCTCCACAAATGTCCCAATTGATGCCAGTATTAAAATGATATTTTTCCTTGAGTTCATACAGTTCAAATTTTCTGCAAAATTAAAATTAACAGAACATTTATAAAAATTATATGGTAAATTTGGAACATATTTATTTCAATCATCCAACGAAAAGAACATTTATCCTATTTAATATTGTTTAACCATTAAAAACAGAACAAATGGCTACAGAAAATTATACGCTTGACGAAAAAGATCTTTCAATCCTGAGGCTTTTACAGAAAGATGCCAAACTGAGTGTACGGGATATTTCAGCAAGAATCAATCTTAGTCCGACACCTACACACGAACGTATTAAACGAATGGAAAAAGCCGGAATTATTAAAGAATATACGACTGTTCTCGACCGTAAAAAGGTAAATAAAGGCATGATGGTAATCTGTATGATTGCATTAAATGTTCACAATAAAAAAATGGCGGGACAGTTCATTGAAGAAGTCAGCAAACTGAAGGAAGTGGTTGAATTTTATAATATCAGTGGGGATTTTGATTTTATGCTAAAAATTCTGGCTCCGAATATGGATGAATTTCATGAGTTTTTCGTGAATAAACTTTCTGAAATTGAAGGAATCGGACAAACGAAGAGTATTTTTGTGATGAACAGCATTAAGGAAAGCGTGCAAATTTTGTAGAATGTTTTTCATTAAACTTTTTTACCACAAAAGAAACAAAAGATTTTAGCACTTTAGTTATTTTAAGTTTAATACCTAAATAAAAAAAGATCACATAAGTTAAAAAAATCTTTGATTTTTTCTTTTTGCAGACTTTTGAAATACTTTAAATAAATCCAATAAGATCTTTTGCTTATTTTGCGGCTAAATTTAAAATTAGTTTAAACAAACTTATTATTAAATTACGCATTTAAGGGATTTTTAAGCATATTTGTTTTAATTTCAATTCGAAATTTTGTAAATTGAAGCATCATTAAATAGTCGCTCCTTAAAAAGCTGTTTTTTGACTTTGAAAATTATATTTGCCTAAAAAGATTCGGAGAACAAGTTCGAGCCAAAGAAGAATTTGTTGTTTGATTTGATTCAATCTCATCTTCAAATTGTATCCAATCCCTGCTAATAATGCATTATTAATATCTCCAGCCACTCCTTTCAGGAAGTTTAATCCTAAGGAGTGGTTTCTTTTTAAATGAGAGATACAAGGTTCTATGGCTGCTCTTGCCCGGAATCTTAATCTGGCTACTTGTTGCCCATATTTTGTTTTTTCTTTTTTTGCGGGAAGCAAAATTGCTGTTCCTTCCACTTCTTTGATTCCTTTAAATCCTCTGTCTGTAGTGGCTTTCGTAGGTCTTGTTCCGCCAACGGATTTTCTTACCCTCTCACTCTGTGCCAATGATTCTTCAAGAGTTTTACTATCGTGAGGATTGCCAGAAAATCTCTTTACCGAGCTGATGATCCCTGTTTTCCGACCTCTTACTACTGCTACTTTTGTCCCAAACTCGTATGCTTTTCCCGATTTTCCTTTCGCAATACACGCAACTTGTGGCTCGTGAAGACTGTAAATTTTATCTTTCGTGGTACGTTCTTGGGTGAGTGCTTTAAGGTAAATTTTAAAAACGTCTTCGTAGCCTTTCA
The sequence above is a segment of the Chryseobacterium sp. MYb264 genome. Coding sequences within it:
- a CDS encoding Lrp/AsnC family transcriptional regulator, which codes for MATENYTLDEKDLSILRLLQKDAKLSVRDISARINLSPTPTHERIKRMEKAGIIKEYTTVLDRKKVNKGMMVICMIALNVHNKKMAGQFIEEVSKLKEVVEFYNISGDFDFMLKILAPNMDEFHEFFVNKLSEIEGIGQTKSIFVMNSIKESVQIL
- a CDS encoding metallophosphoesterase yields the protein MKIQIISDLHQEFGITDLSFDKADVVVLAGDTNLGIKGIEWVKTNIPNKPVIYILGNHEYYKGSYPKTLNKIKASAQDSNIHVLENSFVDIEDIRFHGATLWTDFSIFGDPRYYGMICQSKMNDYKKITRDPSYSKMRTVDTFKIHQFSKIWLQESLENSKDLKNIVVTHHAPSIQSVPEEYKEDPITSAYASNLEDFINEHQPLFWIHGHIHTPSQYKIGNTEIICNPHGYIDEKYNGYNKELIIEV
- a CDS encoding MFS transporter, whose translation is MNSRKNIILILASIGTFVEALDIAIINLTIPSIQEQFNINASTVQWLQTLYVLFFGGFLIIGGKLSDQIGRKKIFLIGGLIFMLTSLGAGLSTSFETLAIFRALQGLGAAFIMPSAMSIVTNTFREEQERNKAVGIFSSFAAIGSGSGLSIGGIITTYLSWHWVFLINVPILFFTLILSYQFLPKDERNEKPQNTDFVSGILLVLGLLSLTYGTHELIQIKEHPFLIIGSLALSVLLLGLVFYRLKTISQPLIDLQLVKQRSLMVANIVFFTLGAFFIGFLFLISLMLQKDMHHSSASAGLLLVPFSILSALVSKFVLPHISKRLNPTKLGILGWSFMLLGSSLLFISVYTGHPLAIVLLGAACISGIGMTFCFTGLSILGIQDIQPSHYGVASSLSTTSYFLGAGIGLSFMTLMSQIFPSEFAVGSLSLEILIGYAVIALGILAYLIVKETKIKKAAMAVS